The following are from one region of the Stenotrophomonas lactitubi genome:
- the lldR gene encoding transcriptional regulator LldR — protein MSTQRVSDKVAAQLRALVQERQLQPGDRLPAERTLAVQLGVSRTALREAIAQLASHGLLTARVGGGTYVSEPAARARQALDEPLVPYLPLFQGDPEYRFDVLEIRHALEGATAWHAALRATDEDRARIAQAFQTMMDAHGKDDPTGEAEADAAFHLSIAEASHNLVLLQVMRGLFELLQTNISQSREKLYTSARTFSPLSDQHREMMDAVLAGDPERARAAAHAHLEFVHTTLRTLDDNEARRTRASRLPSPHG, from the coding sequence ATGAGCACACAACGGGTTTCGGACAAGGTGGCCGCGCAGCTGCGTGCGCTGGTGCAGGAACGGCAGCTGCAGCCGGGCGACAGGCTGCCGGCCGAGCGCACGTTGGCGGTTCAGTTGGGGGTCTCGCGCACCGCATTGCGCGAGGCCATTGCACAGTTGGCCAGCCACGGTCTGCTGACCGCACGCGTGGGTGGTGGAACCTACGTGAGCGAGCCCGCCGCACGGGCGCGGCAGGCACTGGATGAACCCCTGGTGCCGTATCTGCCGCTGTTCCAGGGCGACCCGGAATACCGCTTCGACGTGCTGGAAATCCGCCACGCGCTGGAAGGCGCCACGGCCTGGCACGCGGCGCTGCGCGCCACCGACGAGGACCGCGCGCGTATCGCCCAGGCGTTCCAGACCATGATGGACGCGCATGGCAAGGACGACCCCACCGGCGAAGCCGAGGCCGACGCGGCCTTCCACCTGTCCATCGCCGAGGCGTCGCACAACCTGGTGCTGCTGCAGGTGATGCGTGGTCTGTTCGAACTGCTGCAGACCAACATCTCGCAGAGCCGTGAAAAGCTGTACACCTCGGCCAGGACCTTCTCGCCGCTGTCCGACCAGCACCGCGAAATGATGGATGCGGTGCTGGCCGGCGATCCCGAACGTGCGCGCGCCGCCGCGCATGCCCATCTTGAGTTCGTGCACACCACGCTGCGCACGCTCGACGACAACGAAGCCCGGCGTACGCGGGCCTCGCGCCTGCCTTCCCCACACGGTTGA
- the lldP gene encoding L-lactate permease translates to MQPWQHVYDPAGNLWLSSLIALLPIAFFFVALAVLRMKGWIAGTITVAIALGVALLFYRMPVAQALGAAGFGFVYGLWPIAWIIIGAVFLYKVSVKTGQFDIIRASILSVTEDQRLQMLMVGFAFGAFLEGAAGFGAPVAITAALLVGLGFKPLYAAGLCLIVNTAPVAFGAMGIPIIVAGQVTGLDAFEIGQMAGRQLPFLTIIVLFWIMAIMDGWRGIKETWPAVLVAGGSFAIAQYLTSNFIGPELPDITASLASLVCLTLFLRRWKPVRIFRFDTETSAEAAAQALEAPRHSIGQIAKAWSPFLILTAMVTVWSIKPFKSLFAAGGPLEGWVLKIPVPGLDQMVQKMPPIVDAPLSYEAVYKFDWFSATGTSIILAAVIAIIALRMPARSALQTFGETVRELRMPIFSIGMVLAFAFIANYSGLSATLALALAHTGKAFPFFSPFLGWLGVFLTGSDTSSNALFSALQATTAQQIGVSDVLLVAANTTGGVTGKMISPQSIAIACAAVGLAGKESDLFRFTVKHSLIFTTMVGLITLAQAYWLTWMIP, encoded by the coding sequence ATGCAGCCCTGGCAACACGTGTACGACCCCGCTGGCAACCTGTGGTTGTCGAGCCTGATCGCGCTGCTGCCGATCGCCTTCTTCTTCGTTGCCCTGGCAGTGCTGCGCATGAAGGGCTGGATCGCCGGCACCATCACCGTGGCCATCGCGCTTGGCGTGGCCCTGCTGTTCTATCGCATGCCGGTGGCGCAGGCGCTGGGCGCGGCCGGCTTCGGCTTCGTCTATGGCCTGTGGCCGATTGCCTGGATCATCATCGGCGCGGTGTTCCTGTACAAGGTCTCGGTCAAGACCGGCCAGTTCGACATCATCCGCGCCTCGATCCTGTCGGTCACCGAAGACCAGCGGCTGCAGATGCTGATGGTCGGCTTCGCCTTCGGTGCCTTCCTGGAGGGTGCGGCCGGGTTCGGTGCGCCGGTGGCGATCACCGCCGCGCTGCTGGTCGGGCTGGGCTTCAAGCCGTTGTATGCCGCCGGCCTGTGCCTGATCGTCAACACCGCGCCAGTGGCGTTCGGTGCGATGGGCATTCCGATCATCGTGGCGGGGCAGGTGACAGGCCTGGACGCCTTCGAGATCGGCCAGATGGCGGGTCGCCAGCTGCCGTTCCTGACCATCATCGTGCTGTTCTGGATCATGGCGATCATGGATGGCTGGCGCGGCATCAAGGAAACCTGGCCGGCGGTGCTGGTAGCGGGCGGCTCGTTCGCCATCGCCCAGTACCTGACCTCCAACTTCATCGGCCCGGAACTGCCGGACATCACCGCTTCGCTGGCGTCGCTGGTCTGCCTGACCCTGTTCCTGCGCCGCTGGAAGCCGGTGCGGATCTTCCGCTTCGATACCGAAACCAGCGCCGAGGCGGCCGCACAGGCACTGGAAGCGCCGCGCCATAGCATTGGCCAGATTGCCAAGGCATGGTCGCCGTTCCTGATCCTCACCGCGATGGTTACCGTGTGGAGCATCAAGCCGTTCAAGTCGTTGTTCGCAGCCGGTGGGCCGCTTGAAGGCTGGGTGCTGAAGATCCCGGTGCCGGGCCTGGACCAGATGGTGCAGAAGATGCCGCCGATCGTCGATGCGCCGCTGAGCTATGAGGCGGTGTACAAGTTCGACTGGTTCTCGGCCACCGGTACCTCGATCATCCTCGCCGCGGTGATCGCGATCATTGCCCTGCGCATGCCGGCACGGTCGGCGCTGCAGACCTTCGGTGAAACCGTGCGCGAGCTGCGCATGCCGATCTTCTCGATCGGCATGGTGCTGGCGTTCGCCTTCATCGCCAACTATTCGGGCCTGTCGGCCACGCTGGCGCTGGCACTGGCGCACACCGGCAAGGCGTTCCCGTTTTTCTCGCCATTCCTGGGCTGGCTGGGCGTGTTCCTGACCGGCTCGGATACCTCGTCCAATGCGCTGTTCTCGGCGCTGCAGGCCACCACCGCGCAGCAGATCGGCGTTTCCGACGTGCTGTTGGTGGCAGCCAACACCACCGGCGGTGTCACCGGCAAAATGATCTCGCCGCAGTCCATTGCCATTGCCTGCGCGGCGGTGGGCCTGGCCGGCAAGGAATCGGACCTGTTCCGCTTCACCGTCAAGCACAGTCTGATCTTCACCACGATGGTCGGCCTGATCACCCTGGCCCAGGCCTACTGGCTGACCTGGATGATTCCCTGA